Proteins found in one Limanda limanda chromosome 18, fLimLim1.1, whole genome shotgun sequence genomic segment:
- the LOC133024247 gene encoding rho-associated protein kinase 2-like isoform X2 — translation MPGAESRLESRLHKLESLMRSPQAALNLETLLDSVKALSNDLNYPALRKNKNIDAFLNRYEKAVNQLQEVQVKLDDFKKVKLIGRGAFGEVQLVRHKASQKVYAMKQLNKFEMIKRSDSAFFWEERHIMAFSNSPWVVQLCCAFQDDRHLYMVMEFMPGGDVVTLTMNYDMPEKWARFYTAEVVLALDTIHSMGFIHRDVKPDNMLLDQHGHLKLADFGTCMKMDSTGMVHCDTAVGTPDYISPEVLQSQGGDGYYGRECDWWSVGVFIYELFIGETPFYAESLVGTYGKIMNHKKTLVFPDDVEMSQDARDLICAFLTERTVRLGRTGVDDIKRHPFFKNDQWTFDNIRETVAPVVPELNSDIDTTNFDDIEEDKGDAETFPPPKAFVGNQLPFVGFTYFKEDQLLKGSNSHSAEDIQDCKENSEDKEHCSDSKKELQKKLQQLEEQLDHEMQAKDELDHKCKNATNRLDKLVKDLDKEMNSRQQVEASLRQLERERALLQHQSADNLRKVEFETDRKRGLENELNNLRDQLEDLRKRNQNSQISSEKNIQLQKQLEEAHAVLQTEQEAAARLKRSQGDVQKQAQSLEVSLGEMQEKCSQLEDSKMELEKQLMGLQAELEKEKRDRNLRTETITDLQGRISGLEEEVKELKSSLAVVQSEKKQLHEKLNDLEKEKSNQEIDLTFKLKQLQQSLEQEEVEHKATKAKLADKSTIYQSIEEAKSEAMKEMESTLVEERSLKLQVESKVMQLEKDHSMLDCDYKQAQHNLQELKAQKEKLSEEVKSLNSRLEQEIHKRSLSEKEVKMQNQQVSVLRSSEKQLKQEVNHLLDIKQILEKQNQDHRREKQEADSQRKDLKDELEAEQYFTKLYKVQIRELKDDCNERNKMFKQAQQRLAEYQEERDSMTSQLEASLTKADSEQLARSIAEEQYSDLEKEKIMKELEIKDMMARHKQELGDKEATISSLEESNRTLTVDVANLASEKEELNNQLKGMQQHLQQSKEEEKQMSSVKVSFEKLLQNERTLKIQAINKLAEVMNRRQTMRGGGRSIDTEVHRKEKENRRLQLELRTEKEKLNSTIIRYQREMTDMQAMIGEENQVRLELQMALDSKDSDIEQLRCQITSLSVHSLDSTSISSGNDLDGGDGYPVRISQSHTSESMSFTYQRTHKSVCIDTRPNLRSARPLFDSSDDGEEHEQLEEGRRPLALTYTQAPEPHSADSRLEGWISLLTKNTKRFGWDKKYVVVSSKKILFYNSEQDRELANPFMTLEIDKLFHVRPVTQTDVYRADAKEIPRIFQILYANEGESKREQELAVEAVDRPSYISHKGHEFILTLYHFPSSCEACTRPLWNVFKPPPALECRRCHTKCHKDHLDRKEEVIVPCKVNYDMSTAKELLLLSNSQEEQQRWVGHLLKRIPRKHPTLSPPSAVRTSSPEATSRSSPRNSPRPSPRGSPHMSSHRGAIKGQSTRQQQSSGKTRLLEFGLRDWNWSLDDDDDDDMFF, via the exons CTGTGCTGCGCTTTCCAAGACGACCGGCACCTCTACATGGTGATGGAGTTCATGCCTGGAGGCGACGTGGTGACGCTCACCATGAACTACGACATGCCAGAGAAGTGGGCTCGCTTCTACACGGCCGAAGTGGTGCTGGCGCTGGACACCATCCACTCCATGGGCTTCATCCACCGGGACGTCAAGCCCGACAACATGCTGCTGGACCAACACGGACACCTCAAGCTGGCCGACTTCGGCACATGCATGAAGATGGACTCG acagGCATGGTGCACTGTGACACAGCTGTGGGCACGCCGGACTACATCTCCCCCGAGGTGCTCCAGTCCCAGGGGGGCGACGGTTACTACGGCCGGGAGTGTGACTGGTGGTCTGTCGGAGTCTTTATATACGAGTTGTTTATTG GTGAAACTCCCTTCTATGCCGAGTCCTTGGTGGGTACTTATGGGAAGATCATGAACCACAAGAAGACGCTGGTCTTCCCGGATGATGTGGAGATGTCTCAGGATGCCAGAGACCTGATCTGTGCCTTCCTCACTGAAAG GACGGTTCGTCTCGGCCGCACCGGAGTGGATGACATCAAACGCCATCCCTTCTTCAAGAACGACCAGTGGACCTTCGACAACATccgagaga CTGTGGCTCCAGTTGTGCCGGAGCTGAACAGTGACATCGACACCACCAACTTCGACGACATCGAGGAAGATAAAGGAGATGCTGAGACCTTTCCTCCTCCCAAAGCCTTCGTGGGCAACCAGCTTCCGTTCGTCGGCTTCACCTACTTCAAGGAGGACCA GCTGCTGAAGGGAAGCAACAGCCACTCGGCGGAGGACATCCAGGACTGTAAGGAAAACTCTGAGGATAAGGAACATTGCTCGGACAGTAAGAAAGAG CTTCAGAAAAAGCTTcaacagctggaggagcagctcgaCCATGAGATGCAGGCCAAAGATGAGCTGGACCACAAGTGCAA AAACGCTACCAACCGTTTAGACAAGCTGGTGAAAGACTTAGATAAAGAG ATGAACAGCCGGCAGCAGGTCGAGGCCTCGCTGaggcagctggagagagagcgagcccTGCTGCAGCACCAGAGCGCCGACAACCTGCGCAAGGTGGAGTTTGAGACGGACCGAAAACGCGGCCTGGAGAACGAAT TGAACAACCTGAGGGACCAGCTAGAAGATCTCAGGAAGAGGAACCAGAACTCCCAGATATCCAGTGAGAAGAACATCCAGCTGCAGAAACAG ctggaggaggcccACGCTGTGCTTCAGACCGAGCAGGAGGCGGCGGCCCGGCTGAAGAGGAGTCAGGGTGACGTGCAGAAACAGGCCCAGAGCCTGGAGGTTAGCCTCGGGGAGATGCAGGAGAAGTGCAGCCAGCTGGAAGACAGCAAGATGGAGCTGGAGAAGCAGCTGATGGGGCTGCAGGCCgagctggagaaagagaaaagagaccGCAACCTCAGGACTGAAACCATCACTGACCTACAGG GACGGATCTCTGGGCTGGAAGAAGAGGTGAAGGAGTTGAAGTCATCCCTCGCCGTGGTCCAGTCCGAGAAGAAGCAGCTCCACGAGAAGCTCAACGATCTCGAAAAG GAAAAGAGCAACCAAGAGATCGACCTGACGTTCAagctgaagcagctgcagcagagtctggagcaggaggaggtcgAACACAAGGCCACCAAGGCCAAGCTCGCCGATAAGAGCACCATCTATCAGTCCATCGAGGAGGCGAAGTCTGAGGCCATGAAAG AGATGGAGAGCACGCTGGTGGAGGAGCGaagcctgaagctgcaggtggagagCAAAGTGATGCAGCTGGAGAAGGACCACTCCATGTTGGACTGCGACTACAAGCAGGCGCAGCACAATCTGCAAGAGCTGAAGGCCCagaaggagaaactctctgaggaG gtgaAGAGCTTGAACTCGCgtctggagcaggagatccaCAAGCGCAGTCTGAGCGAGAAAgaagtgaagatgcagaaccaGCAGGTGTCGGTGCTCCGCTCCTCAGAGAAGCAGCTCAAACAGGAGGTCAACCACCTGCTGGACATTAAGCAGATCTTGGAGAAACAGAACCAGGACCACCGCAG GGAGAAGCAGGAGGCCGACAGCCAGCGGAAGGATCTGAAGGACGAGTTGGAGGCAGAGCAATATTTCaca AAACTTTACAAGGTGCAGATCCGAGAGCTGAAGGACGACTGTAACGAGAGAAATAAGATGTTTAAACAGGCTCAGCAGCGGCTGGCGGAATATCAGGAGGAGAG GGATTCGATGACGTCCCAGCTGGAGGCCAGTTTGACCAAGGCCGACTCGGAGCAGCTGGCTCGCTCCATCGCTGAGGAGCAGTACTCCGacctggagaaggagaagatcaTGAAGGAGCTGGAGATAAAAGACATGATGGCGAGACACAAGCAGGAGCTCGGCGACAAGGAGGCCACCATCAGCTCG CTGGAAGAGTCCAATCGCACTCTGACGGTGGACGTAGCGAACCTGGCCAGCGAGAAGGAGGAGCTCAACAACCAGCTGAAGGGAATGCAGCAAC ATCTGCAGCAAtccaaggaggaggagaagcagatgtCCTCGGTCAAAGTGTCGTTTGAAAAGCTGTTGCAGAATGAAAGGACACTAAAAAttcag GCTATCAATAAGCTGGCGGAGGTCATGAACAGGAGACAGACGATGCGCGGAGGCGGCCGCAGCATCGACACCGAGGTGcacaggaaggagaaggagaacaggaggctgcagctggagctGAGGACGGAGAAGGAGAAGCTCAACAGCACCATCATCAGATACCAGAGAGAGATGACGGACATGCAGGCG ATGATCGGGGAGGAGAACCAGGTGCGTCTGGAGCTTCAGATGGCCTTGGACAGTAAGGACAGCGACATCGAGCAGCTGCGCTGTCAGATCACTTCCCTCAGCGTTCACTCCCTCGACTCCACCAGCATCAGCAGTGGAAACGACCTGGACGGAGGCGACGGGTATCCAG TGCGCATTTCTCAATCTCACACGTCTGAGTCCATGTCCTTCACCTACCAGCGCACACACAAATCTGTCTGCATCGACACCCGGCCTAACCTCCGCTCGGCTCGTCCTCTCTTTGACTCCTCTGACGATGGAGAGGAACATGAGCAGTTGGAGGAGGGCCGCCGTCCCCTGGCCCTCACCTACACACAGGCCCCTGAGCCTCACTCTGCAG ACTCCAGGCTGGAGGGTTGGATTTCCCTTCTGACCAAGAACACAAAGCGCTTTGGCTGGGACAAGAAA tatgTGGTGGTGAGCAGTAAAAAGATCCTGTTCTACAACAGCGAGCAGGACCGAGAGCTGGCCAACCCGTTCATGACCCTGGAAATCGA TAAACTGTTCCACGTCCGACCCGTCACTCAGACTGATGTGTATCGTGCAGATGCCAAAGAAATTCCAAGAATATTCCAG aTCCTGTATGCCAACGAGGGCGAGAGCAAACGGGAGCAGGAGCTCGCGGTGGAGGCCGTTGACCGCCCGTCCTACATCAGCCACAAGGGCCACGAGTTCATCCTCACGCTCTATCACTTCCCGTCCAGCTGCGAGGCGTGCACCCGGCCGCTGTGGAACGTCTTCaagcccccccccgccctcgaGTGCCGCCGCTGCCACACCAAGTGCCACAAAGACCACCTGGACAGAAAGGAGGAGGTTATCGTGCCGTGCAAGG tgaacTACGACATGTCCACTGCCAaggagctgctcctgctgagcAACtcgcaggaggagcagcagcgctGGGTCGGTCACCTCCTCAAACGCATCCCTAGGAAACACCCGACCCTGAGTCCTCCCTCTGCCGTGCGCACCAGCTCGCCTGAAGCCACCTCGCGCTCCTCTCCGCGGAACTCCCCGCGGCCGTCGCCCAGGGGCTCGCCTCACATGTCGTCCCACCGCGGAGCCATAAAGGGTCAGTCCACCAGACAGCAGCAGTCGTCAGGGAAGACCAG ATTGCTTGAGTTTGGCCTGAGAGATTGGAATTGGTCgttggatgatgatgatgatgatgatatgtTCTTCTGA
- the LOC133024247 gene encoding rho-associated protein kinase 2-like isoform X1, producing the protein MPGAESRLESRLHKLESLMRSPQAALNLETLLDSVKALSNDLNYPALRKNKNIDAFLNRYEKAVNQLQEVQVKLDDFKKVKLIGRGAFGEVQLVRHKASQKVYAMKQLNKFEMIKRSDSAFFWEERHIMAFSNSPWVVQLCCAFQDDRHLYMVMEFMPGGDVVTLTMNYDMPEKWARFYTAEVVLALDTIHSMGFIHRDVKPDNMLLDQHGHLKLADFGTCMKMDSTGMVHCDTAVGTPDYISPEVLQSQGGDGYYGRECDWWSVGVFIYELFIGETPFYAESLVGTYGKIMNHKKTLVFPDDVEMSQDARDLICAFLTERTVRLGRTGVDDIKRHPFFKNDQWTFDNIRETVAPVVPELNSDIDTTNFDDIEEDKGDAETFPPPKAFVGNQLPFVGFTYFKEDQLLKGSNSHSAEDIQDCKENSEDKEHCSDSKKELQKKLQQLEEQLDHEMQAKDELDHKCKNATNRLDKLVKDLDKEMNSRQQVEASLRQLERERALLQHQSADNLRKVEFETDRKRGLENELNNLRDQLEDLRKRNQNSQISSEKNIQLQKQLEEAHAVLQTEQEAAARLKRSQGDVQKQAQSLEVSLGEMQEKCSQLEDSKMELEKQLMGLQAELEKEKRDRNLRTETITDLQGRISGLEEEVKELKSSLAVVQSEKKQLHEKLNDLEKEKSNQEIDLTFKLKQLQQSLEQEEVEHKATKAKLADKSTIYQSIEEAKSEAMKEMESTLVEERSLKLQVESKVMQLEKDHSMLDCDYKQAQHNLQELKAQKEKLSEEVKSLNSRLEQEIHKRSLSEKEVKMQNQQVSVLRSSEKQLKQEVNHLLDIKQILEKQNQDHRREKQEADSQRKDLKDELEAEQYFTKLYKVQIRELKDDCNERNKMFKQAQQRLAEYQEERDSMTSQLEASLTKADSEQLARSIAEEQYSDLEKEKIMKELEIKDMMARHKQELGDKEATISSLEESNRTLTVDVANLASEKEELNNQLKGMQQHLQQSKEEEKQMSSVKVSFEKLLQNERTLKIQAINKLAEVMNRRQTMRGGGRSIDTEVHRKEKENRRLQLELRTEKEKLNSTIIRYQREMTDMQAMIGEENQVRLELQMALDSKDSDIEQLRCQITSLSVHSLDSTSISSGNDLDGGDGYPATDSRLEGWISLLTKNTKRFGWDKKYVVVSSKKILFYNSEQDRELANPFMTLEIDKLFHVRPVTQTDVYRADAKEIPRIFQILYANEGESKREQELAVEAVDRPSYISHKGHEFILTLYHFPSSCEACTRPLWNVFKPPPALECRRCHTKCHKDHLDRKEEVIVPCKVNYDMSTAKELLLLSNSQEEQQRWVGHLLKRIPRKHPTLSPPSAVRTSSPEATSRSSPRNSPRPSPRGSPHMSSHRGAIKGQSTRQQQSSGKTS; encoded by the exons CTGTGCTGCGCTTTCCAAGACGACCGGCACCTCTACATGGTGATGGAGTTCATGCCTGGAGGCGACGTGGTGACGCTCACCATGAACTACGACATGCCAGAGAAGTGGGCTCGCTTCTACACGGCCGAAGTGGTGCTGGCGCTGGACACCATCCACTCCATGGGCTTCATCCACCGGGACGTCAAGCCCGACAACATGCTGCTGGACCAACACGGACACCTCAAGCTGGCCGACTTCGGCACATGCATGAAGATGGACTCG acagGCATGGTGCACTGTGACACAGCTGTGGGCACGCCGGACTACATCTCCCCCGAGGTGCTCCAGTCCCAGGGGGGCGACGGTTACTACGGCCGGGAGTGTGACTGGTGGTCTGTCGGAGTCTTTATATACGAGTTGTTTATTG GTGAAACTCCCTTCTATGCCGAGTCCTTGGTGGGTACTTATGGGAAGATCATGAACCACAAGAAGACGCTGGTCTTCCCGGATGATGTGGAGATGTCTCAGGATGCCAGAGACCTGATCTGTGCCTTCCTCACTGAAAG GACGGTTCGTCTCGGCCGCACCGGAGTGGATGACATCAAACGCCATCCCTTCTTCAAGAACGACCAGTGGACCTTCGACAACATccgagaga CTGTGGCTCCAGTTGTGCCGGAGCTGAACAGTGACATCGACACCACCAACTTCGACGACATCGAGGAAGATAAAGGAGATGCTGAGACCTTTCCTCCTCCCAAAGCCTTCGTGGGCAACCAGCTTCCGTTCGTCGGCTTCACCTACTTCAAGGAGGACCA GCTGCTGAAGGGAAGCAACAGCCACTCGGCGGAGGACATCCAGGACTGTAAGGAAAACTCTGAGGATAAGGAACATTGCTCGGACAGTAAGAAAGAG CTTCAGAAAAAGCTTcaacagctggaggagcagctcgaCCATGAGATGCAGGCCAAAGATGAGCTGGACCACAAGTGCAA AAACGCTACCAACCGTTTAGACAAGCTGGTGAAAGACTTAGATAAAGAG ATGAACAGCCGGCAGCAGGTCGAGGCCTCGCTGaggcagctggagagagagcgagcccTGCTGCAGCACCAGAGCGCCGACAACCTGCGCAAGGTGGAGTTTGAGACGGACCGAAAACGCGGCCTGGAGAACGAAT TGAACAACCTGAGGGACCAGCTAGAAGATCTCAGGAAGAGGAACCAGAACTCCCAGATATCCAGTGAGAAGAACATCCAGCTGCAGAAACAG ctggaggaggcccACGCTGTGCTTCAGACCGAGCAGGAGGCGGCGGCCCGGCTGAAGAGGAGTCAGGGTGACGTGCAGAAACAGGCCCAGAGCCTGGAGGTTAGCCTCGGGGAGATGCAGGAGAAGTGCAGCCAGCTGGAAGACAGCAAGATGGAGCTGGAGAAGCAGCTGATGGGGCTGCAGGCCgagctggagaaagagaaaagagaccGCAACCTCAGGACTGAAACCATCACTGACCTACAGG GACGGATCTCTGGGCTGGAAGAAGAGGTGAAGGAGTTGAAGTCATCCCTCGCCGTGGTCCAGTCCGAGAAGAAGCAGCTCCACGAGAAGCTCAACGATCTCGAAAAG GAAAAGAGCAACCAAGAGATCGACCTGACGTTCAagctgaagcagctgcagcagagtctggagcaggaggaggtcgAACACAAGGCCACCAAGGCCAAGCTCGCCGATAAGAGCACCATCTATCAGTCCATCGAGGAGGCGAAGTCTGAGGCCATGAAAG AGATGGAGAGCACGCTGGTGGAGGAGCGaagcctgaagctgcaggtggagagCAAAGTGATGCAGCTGGAGAAGGACCACTCCATGTTGGACTGCGACTACAAGCAGGCGCAGCACAATCTGCAAGAGCTGAAGGCCCagaaggagaaactctctgaggaG gtgaAGAGCTTGAACTCGCgtctggagcaggagatccaCAAGCGCAGTCTGAGCGAGAAAgaagtgaagatgcagaaccaGCAGGTGTCGGTGCTCCGCTCCTCAGAGAAGCAGCTCAAACAGGAGGTCAACCACCTGCTGGACATTAAGCAGATCTTGGAGAAACAGAACCAGGACCACCGCAG GGAGAAGCAGGAGGCCGACAGCCAGCGGAAGGATCTGAAGGACGAGTTGGAGGCAGAGCAATATTTCaca AAACTTTACAAGGTGCAGATCCGAGAGCTGAAGGACGACTGTAACGAGAGAAATAAGATGTTTAAACAGGCTCAGCAGCGGCTGGCGGAATATCAGGAGGAGAG GGATTCGATGACGTCCCAGCTGGAGGCCAGTTTGACCAAGGCCGACTCGGAGCAGCTGGCTCGCTCCATCGCTGAGGAGCAGTACTCCGacctggagaaggagaagatcaTGAAGGAGCTGGAGATAAAAGACATGATGGCGAGACACAAGCAGGAGCTCGGCGACAAGGAGGCCACCATCAGCTCG CTGGAAGAGTCCAATCGCACTCTGACGGTGGACGTAGCGAACCTGGCCAGCGAGAAGGAGGAGCTCAACAACCAGCTGAAGGGAATGCAGCAAC ATCTGCAGCAAtccaaggaggaggagaagcagatgtCCTCGGTCAAAGTGTCGTTTGAAAAGCTGTTGCAGAATGAAAGGACACTAAAAAttcag GCTATCAATAAGCTGGCGGAGGTCATGAACAGGAGACAGACGATGCGCGGAGGCGGCCGCAGCATCGACACCGAGGTGcacaggaaggagaaggagaacaggaggctgcagctggagctGAGGACGGAGAAGGAGAAGCTCAACAGCACCATCATCAGATACCAGAGAGAGATGACGGACATGCAGGCG ATGATCGGGGAGGAGAACCAGGTGCGTCTGGAGCTTCAGATGGCCTTGGACAGTAAGGACAGCGACATCGAGCAGCTGCGCTGTCAGATCACTTCCCTCAGCGTTCACTCCCTCGACTCCACCAGCATCAGCAGTGGAAACGACCTGGACGGAGGCGACGGGTATCCAG CTACAGACTCCAGGCTGGAGGGTTGGATTTCCCTTCTGACCAAGAACACAAAGCGCTTTGGCTGGGACAAGAAA tatgTGGTGGTGAGCAGTAAAAAGATCCTGTTCTACAACAGCGAGCAGGACCGAGAGCTGGCCAACCCGTTCATGACCCTGGAAATCGA TAAACTGTTCCACGTCCGACCCGTCACTCAGACTGATGTGTATCGTGCAGATGCCAAAGAAATTCCAAGAATATTCCAG aTCCTGTATGCCAACGAGGGCGAGAGCAAACGGGAGCAGGAGCTCGCGGTGGAGGCCGTTGACCGCCCGTCCTACATCAGCCACAAGGGCCACGAGTTCATCCTCACGCTCTATCACTTCCCGTCCAGCTGCGAGGCGTGCACCCGGCCGCTGTGGAACGTCTTCaagcccccccccgccctcgaGTGCCGCCGCTGCCACACCAAGTGCCACAAAGACCACCTGGACAGAAAGGAGGAGGTTATCGTGCCGTGCAAGG tgaacTACGACATGTCCACTGCCAaggagctgctcctgctgagcAACtcgcaggaggagcagcagcgctGGGTCGGTCACCTCCTCAAACGCATCCCTAGGAAACACCCGACCCTGAGTCCTCCCTCTGCCGTGCGCACCAGCTCGCCTGAAGCCACCTCGCGCTCCTCTCCGCGGAACTCCCCGCGGCCGTCGCCCAGGGGCTCGCCTCACATGTCGTCCCACCGCGGAGCCATAAAGGGTCAGTCCACCAGACAGCAGCAGTCGTCAGGGAAGACCAG ttaA
- the LOC133024151 gene encoding leucine-rich alpha-2-glycoprotein-like: MNALFAFLCLACFCHGALSCPALCKCYSRRAEVVCNEVPLTEFPSEGLPRNTTMLTIQLTNITSISESQLSATPLLQELHLFSNHLQHLSSNLLRGVPHLSTLDLTGNKLAELPADVFSHAPLRSLVLKDNLIETADAEWLPDNSTLTWLDLSRNQMRKVPTALLQKLPHLENLDLSNNRLETISANSLDALTKLERLNLQDNKLETLDASVLESTRNLTYLFLSRNKISKIPQKLFQELTELKNLNLDDNQLSHIPPGSLDRLSSLDEEGLDLTSNPWQCDGKVEYLWRWLQKNKKKVFLPQTIICASPPSLSGRSVMSLTASELNLQS; encoded by the coding sequence ATGAACGCCCTCTTCGCCTTCCTTTGCTTGGCATGCTTCTGCCATGGTGCCCTCTCCTGCCCGGCTCTTTGCAAGTGTTACTCCAGAAGAGCTGAGGTGGTGTGCAACGAGGTTCCCCTGACAGAGTTCCCCTCCGAGGGTCTCCCGAGGAACACCACCATGCTCACGATCCAGCTGACCAACATCACCTCCATCTCGGAGAGCCAGCTGAGCGCCACGCCCCTGCTGCAGGAGCTCCACCTGTTCAGCAACCACCTGCAGCACCTTTCCTCCAATCTCCTCCGGGGCGTTCCTCACCTCAGCACTTTGGATCTGACAGGAAACAAACTGGCCGAGCTGCCGGCCGACGTCTTCAGCCACGCTCCGCTCCGCAGCCTGGTGCTGAAGGACAATCTGATTGAGACGGCGGATGCAGAGTGGCTTCCTGATAACAGCACTCTCACCTGGTTGGATTTATCTAGAAATCAAATGAGAAAGGTCCCGACTGCTCTGCTCCAGAAGCTGCCGCACCTCGAGAATCTTGACCTCTCCAACAACCGTCTGGAGACGATCTCTGCAAACTCCCTGGACGCGCTCACCAAACTGGAGAGGCTGAACCTGCAGGACAACAAACTAGAAACCCTGGATGCATCTGTACTCGAGAGCACCCGCAACCTCACCTACCTGTTCCTCTCTCGCAACAAGATCAGCAAGATCCCCCAGAAGCTGTTTCAGGAGCTGACTGAGCTCAAGAACCTGAATCTGGACGACAACCAGCTGAGCCACATCCCTCCAGGTTCTCTGGACCGGCTGAGCTCCCTGGACGAGGAGGGTCTGGACCTGACCTCCAACCCCTGGCAGTGCGACGGGAAGGTGGAGTACCTGTGGAGGTGGCTgcagaagaacaagaagaaggtGTTCCTGCCACAAACCATCATATGTGCTTCACCTCCGTCTTTATCGGGTCGGTCGGTGATGTCGCTGACTGCGAGTGAACTAAATCTTCAGTCGTAA
- the LOC133024152 gene encoding leucine-rich alpha-2-glycoprotein-like, translated as MNLWLLLSVAALAECCYSCPDLCSCSLRPSEVICSRSSLTHFPVEGLTNITIRLSIQSTGLADVTACHLSVVPLLHKLQLYHNNLTSLPSDLLTGVPLLNTLDLTGNRLDHLPPGVFSHASLHNLVLKNNRIEKVDAEWFSVNSSLISLDLSGNRLTGVPSALLRKLPQLQSLDLSDNNLQELQADALKSLHHLEMLNLAGNVLTSLNSATFTHNLKLANLFLQENHLRDLPATLLRGLRHLELLLLNQNQLQCLPSGFLDEGGSSFRVILGGNPWVCDEKIEFLKKWLTVHPQNVVFLAEVTCAGPEALKHRQVASLTDSELLSSKN; from the coding sequence ATGAACTTGTGGCTGCTCCTGAGTGTTGCTGCCCTGGCTGAATGCTGTTACTCCTGCCCGGACCTCTGCTCCTGCTCGCTTCGCCCATCAGAGGTCATCTGCAGCCGAAGCTCCCTCACACATTTCCCTGTCGAAGGTTTAACTAACATCACCATCCGACTCTCCATCCAGTCCACCGGCCTCGCCGATGTTACCGCCTGTCACCTGAGCGTGGTGCCCCTCTTGCACAAACTGCAGCTCtatcacaacaacctgacaagcCTTCCCTCAGATCTGCTGACGGGGGTTCCTCTCTTAAACACACTGGATCTCACCGGGAATCGGCTCGATCATCTGCCTCCTGGCGTTTTCAGCCACGCCTCACTCCATAATCTGGTGCTGAAGAATAATCGGATTGAAAAAGTGGACGCCGAGTGGTTCTCCGTCAACAGCAGCTTGATATCGTTGGACTTGTCTGGGAACCGTTTAACCGGCGTCCCGTCCGCTCTGCTCcggaagctgcctcagctccagaGCCTTGACTTGAGCGATAACAATCTGCAGGAGCTACAAGCCGACGCCCTGAAGAGCCTGCACCACCTGGAGATGCTGAACCTCGCCGGGAACGTGTTGACCTCCCTGAACTCTGCAACTTTCACCCACAACCTGAAACTAGCCAACCTTTTCCTGCAGGAGAATCACCTCCGAGATCTGCCGGCGACCCTCCTGCGGGGTCTCCGACAcctcgagctgctgctgctgaatcagaatcagctgcagtgtctccCCTCGGGTTTTCTGGATGAGGGGGGATCATCTTTTCGGGTGATATTAGGAGGAAACCCCTGGGTGTGTGACGAGAAGATTGAGTTTCTGAAGAAGTGGCTCACTGTCCATCCTCAAAACGTTGTCTTTCTGGCGGAGGTGACCTGTGCCGGGCCCGAAGCTCTCAAACATCGACAAGTGGCGTCTTTGACCGACAGCGAGCTTTTGTCTTCAAAAAATTAG